Proteins encoded within one genomic window of Leptolyngbya sp. FACHB-261:
- the menD gene encoding 2-succinyl-5-enolpyruvyl-6-hydroxy-3-cyclohexene-1-carboxylic-acid synthase, translated as MAVDLGNVNLIWASVLVESLKRLGLTKAIICPGSRSTPLAFAFARDETIEAIPVLDERSAAFFALGLARQVGLPVALVCTSGTAGANFYPALIEAKEARVPLLVLTADRPQELRDCNAGQAIDQVKLFGSFPNWHTEVALPSSEQSLLSYLRQTALQAWQKALWPVPGPVHLNLPFREPLVPTNQQAVDDFVRQLEKEYFFAAIAKQTYTASPNDFSQLNAVQRWQQCHQGLLIAGPAQPQFPEAYCQAVARISISLGWPVLAEALSPLRNYASLNPHLVSAYDIILRNQELAQQLKPELVIRVGEMPTSKVLRLWLTETQPECWVVDPADRNLDPLHLRTNYLRLPVEKLAQEFLEPELVTRSYLHSWQSAQQRTAQAIDQLMEATNTPVESKVAWLLAKVLPKQTPIFIANSMPVRDLEFFWQPNQGAFQPFFNRGANGIDGTLSTALGIAHSNRSAVLLTGDLALLHDTNGFLLRKQFTGHLTIVLINNNGGGIFENLPIAGFNPPFEEFFGTPQDIDFAKLANTYDVEYELVSSWGQLTQRLSSLPEHGIRLLEWQTNRKQDALWRKVNLARLAEIASCN; from the coding sequence ATGGCTGTCGATCTCGGCAACGTCAATTTAATTTGGGCTTCGGTCTTAGTAGAAAGCTTGAAGCGTTTGGGGCTGACTAAAGCGATCATCTGTCCCGGTTCGCGCTCAACCCCTCTAGCCTTCGCTTTTGCTCGAGATGAAACCATCGAAGCAATCCCCGTTTTAGATGAGCGGTCAGCTGCTTTCTTTGCTCTAGGTCTTGCTCGGCAAGTGGGTTTGCCAGTTGCATTAGTTTGTACTTCGGGAACCGCTGGAGCTAATTTCTATCCTGCGTTGATTGAGGCGAAAGAAGCCCGGGTACCACTTTTAGTCTTGACAGCAGACCGTCCTCAAGAACTACGCGACTGCAATGCTGGTCAAGCGATTGACCAAGTCAAGTTGTTCGGGAGTTTTCCAAATTGGCACACAGAAGTGGCGCTACCTAGCTCGGAGCAATCCCTTCTGAGCTATCTTAGGCAAACTGCGCTTCAGGCTTGGCAGAAAGCGCTTTGGCCTGTGCCGGGTCCTGTTCATCTGAATCTTCCCTTTCGGGAACCACTGGTGCCAACCAACCAACAGGCAGTTGACGACTTTGTCCGCCAGCTCGAAAAGGAATATTTTTTCGCAGCGATTGCGAAACAGACCTACACCGCTTCTCCTAACGACTTTTCTCAGCTTAATGCAGTACAACGGTGGCAGCAATGCCATCAAGGCTTGCTCATCGCTGGACCGGCTCAACCCCAATTTCCAGAAGCTTACTGTCAGGCTGTAGCAAGAATTTCAATCAGCCTGGGTTGGCCCGTACTGGCTGAAGCTTTATCGCCCCTCAGAAACTACGCAAGCCTCAATCCTCATTTGGTTTCTGCTTACGACATTATTTTGCGGAATCAGGAGCTAGCCCAGCAGCTAAAACCAGAACTAGTGATTCGGGTTGGCGAGATGCCAACCAGCAAGGTGTTACGTCTCTGGTTAACTGAAACTCAGCCTGAGTGCTGGGTAGTAGATCCAGCCGACCGTAATCTCGATCCACTGCATTTACGCACGAACTATCTGCGTTTACCAGTTGAGAAACTAGCTCAAGAATTCTTGGAGCCAGAGCTTGTGACCAGGAGTTATTTACATTCCTGGCAATCTGCTCAACAGCGGACTGCTCAGGCGATCGATCAACTGATGGAGGCAACAAACACGCCCGTCGAGAGCAAAGTGGCTTGGTTACTGGCAAAAGTGTTGCCTAAGCAAACTCCAATTTTTATTGCCAATAGCATGCCCGTGCGAGATCTTGAGTTCTTTTGGCAACCGAATCAAGGTGCGTTTCAGCCTTTTTTTAACCGGGGAGCTAATGGTATTGATGGCACGTTATCAACAGCCTTAGGAATTGCTCATAGCAATCGAAGTGCGGTTCTGTTAACCGGGGATCTAGCACTGCTGCATGACACCAATGGCTTTCTGCTGCGCAAGCAGTTCACTGGACATTTAACGATTGTCTTAATCAACAACAACGGTGGCGGCATCTTTGAAAATTTGCCTATTGCCGGTTTCAATCCCCCCTTCGAAGAATTTTTTGGTACACCGCAGGATATCGACTTCGCTAAATTGGCTAATACCTACGATGTTGAGTATGAGCTGGTCAGTTCCTGGGGGCAGTTAACGCAAAGGCTCAGCTCACTACCCGAACATGGAATTCGGCTACTAGAATGGCAGACCAATCGTAAGCAAGATGCTCTCTGGCGCAAGGTAAATTTAGCTCGACTGGCCGAGATTGCCAGTTGCAATTAA
- the menA gene encoding 2-carboxy-1,4-naphthoquinone phytyltransferase, with translation MSLSSPRGDLTTKLKSHPKRQLWLAAIKPPMYSVAVMPIWVGTAIAFAETKTIQVGIFFTFLASAILILAWENLTNDVFDSDTGIDKNKAHSLVNLTGNRSLIFGLGNLFLILGILGILAISWWQREPVVVGLVILCCALGYSYQGPPFRLGYQGLGEIICFFCFGPLAVAAAYYSQAKGWSEVSLVASIIVGVATSLILFCSHFHQLEDDRAAGKKSPIVRLGTAKGAALLPWLCGSIYALIGLSVLLGTFPVWTLLAYASLPFALQLSQHVKAHHNRPEMVNNCKFIAVKLHFWSGLFLGLGFMLAA, from the coding sequence ATGAGCCTAAGCAGCCCTCGGGGAGACCTCACTACAAAACTCAAAAGTCATCCGAAACGTCAGTTATGGCTGGCGGCAATTAAGCCCCCAATGTATAGTGTCGCAGTCATGCCGATATGGGTCGGCACTGCCATTGCATTTGCTGAAACCAAAACAATCCAAGTCGGTATATTTTTCACATTTTTAGCTTCTGCCATTTTAATTCTGGCCTGGGAAAATCTCACCAATGACGTGTTTGATTCCGACACGGGCATTGATAAGAACAAAGCACATTCCCTGGTTAATCTGACCGGCAATCGTTCTCTCATTTTTGGGTTAGGAAATCTATTCCTGATTTTGGGGATTCTAGGAATTCTGGCTATTTCTTGGTGGCAGCGGGAGCCTGTTGTCGTTGGCTTAGTCATATTGTGTTGCGCTTTGGGGTACAGCTACCAGGGACCTCCTTTTCGTCTGGGCTACCAGGGTCTTGGGGAAATCATTTGCTTTTTTTGTTTTGGTCCGCTAGCAGTAGCGGCAGCTTATTACAGTCAAGCTAAAGGTTGGTCTGAGGTCAGTTTAGTTGCCTCAATAATTGTGGGTGTCGCCACAAGCCTAATTTTATTTTGCTCTCACTTCCATCAACTTGAAGATGATCGAGCTGCGGGCAAAAAATCACCAATTGTCCGACTCGGTACTGCCAAAGGAGCAGCCCTCTTGCCCTGGTTATGCGGTAGTATCTATGCGTTAATAGGGCTGTCAGTTTTGTTGGGCACTTTTCCGGTGTGGACATTATTAGCCTACGCAAGTTTACCCTTTGCATTGCAACTTTCTCAGCACGTAAAAGCTCACCATAACCGGCCTGAGATGGTTAACAACTGCAAGTTCATTGCGGTTAAACTTCATTTCTGGAGCGGTCTATTTTTGGGACTCGGGTTCATGCTGGCTGCGTGA
- a CDS encoding isochorismate synthase MenF gives MNSCQRLAVDKQHAQIVSISSTIQPVDPLAVIASFRRPRKRYFYFGRQCTQETVVGIDTALNFTGQGRKRFLVAKELVHLALANIIKVGDLDLPFAGPHFFCQFTFFDEGIEPGFPFSPASVFLPRWQVARSQEQSVAVANLVVDWKTDIELLAQEVWQVYQKLLLLSRTGIAATSSGETISTKKREFSLQPQIERSTIDTAAFKSMVVSASQAIRDHEFEKIVLAHTIDINALKSFEPLASIQQLRQQYPYCYVFCTHNGMGQSFIGASPERLAKVQHQQLSTEALAGSAPRGKTAAEDAYCAQSLLSSAKDLREHQIVVEAIVSRLLQLSMQPKFSIQPNLLQLPNIQHLHTSISAKIPEGLSLFDILAKLHPTPAVGGEPQEIAYQKIRDYENFERGLYAGPIGWIDDQGNGEFAVAIRSALLNGYHARLYAGTGIVADSNADKEAEEIKLKFQPLLDALTGVAEPSKVPDL, from the coding sequence TTGAACTCTTGTCAGCGGCTAGCTGTTGACAAGCAGCATGCTCAAATTGTCAGTATCTCCTCAACTATTCAACCGGTCGATCCTTTAGCGGTCATTGCCTCATTTCGTCGCCCCAGAAAGCGGTACTTCTACTTTGGACGGCAATGTACTCAGGAGACTGTAGTAGGGATTGATACTGCTCTAAACTTTACGGGTCAGGGAAGAAAGCGTTTCCTGGTTGCGAAAGAGCTAGTTCATTTAGCATTAGCCAATATCATTAAGGTTGGAGATTTAGATCTGCCGTTTGCAGGTCCGCACTTCTTCTGCCAATTCACTTTTTTTGATGAGGGTATAGAACCAGGCTTTCCCTTTTCACCAGCTTCAGTATTTTTACCTCGATGGCAAGTTGCGCGTAGTCAAGAACAGAGTGTTGCAGTTGCCAATTTGGTAGTCGATTGGAAAACGGATATTGAGCTGCTAGCCCAGGAAGTGTGGCAGGTTTACCAAAAATTACTGCTACTAAGCCGAACTGGCATTGCTGCTACCAGCTCGGGGGAAACGATATCTACTAAAAAGCGTGAGTTTAGCCTTCAGCCCCAAATTGAGCGCTCCACAATCGATACAGCAGCATTCAAATCGATGGTGGTATCAGCCTCTCAAGCTATTCGCGACCACGAATTCGAAAAAATTGTCCTTGCTCACACCATTGATATCAATGCTTTAAAGTCTTTTGAGCCTTTAGCTTCAATCCAGCAACTACGACAGCAATATCCCTACTGCTATGTGTTTTGTACCCACAATGGTATGGGCCAGAGTTTCATTGGCGCGAGCCCAGAACGATTGGCTAAGGTACAGCACCAGCAACTCTCAACTGAGGCTCTAGCAGGTTCAGCACCAAGGGGCAAAACTGCAGCCGAGGATGCCTATTGCGCTCAGTCACTGCTATCCAGTGCCAAGGACTTGCGGGAGCACCAAATCGTGGTGGAGGCAATTGTCTCGCGGCTACTTCAACTCAGCATGCAACCGAAATTCTCTATTCAGCCTAACCTGTTACAACTACCGAATATTCAACATTTACATACTTCGATCTCAGCAAAGATACCCGAAGGTCTCAGCCTGTTTGATATTCTTGCAAAGTTGCATCCCACTCCTGCTGTTGGTGGAGAACCTCAAGAGATTGCCTACCAGAAAATTCGTGATTACGAGAACTTCGAACGGGGTCTCTATGCAGGCCCTATTGGCTGGATTGATGACCAGGGAAATGGTGAATTTGCAGTAGCAATTCGCTCAGCACTGCTAAACGGGTATCATGCAAGACTGTACGCTGGCACCGGTATCGTCGCGGATTCTAATGCTGACAAGGAAGCCGAGGAAATCAAACTTAAGTTTCAGCCTCTTTTAGACGCCTTGACTGGCGTGGCCGAACCCAGTAAGGTCCCCGATTTGTGA
- a CDS encoding alpha/beta fold hydrolase, producing the protein MLSCLYESDWGKLHYLDSGLDRPTALICLHGFTGSSRDFLKVPKAIAGQYRLLIPDLPGHGQTHLSEAAFETSAQVSLLQQWLEHLGWSRIHLLGYSMGGRLALQFAVRNPARLRSLILVSATAGIVEKAARTDRVSQDQQLADRLLSSKPEQFLYSWLSQPLFQDLFEQGESILTSEIQRRLPIQLTGLASSLRHFGSGAMPSTWHQLNRIQEPTLIVAGCKDAKYLELAHRLVASLPNSVLETLETGHSPIVGAPTVFWEQVANFLKKANVSSVGTC; encoded by the coding sequence ATGCTGTCCTGTTTGTACGAATCTGATTGGGGTAAGCTCCATTACCTAGACTCAGGCCTAGATAGGCCCACGGCTTTGATTTGCTTGCACGGTTTTACAGGCAGTAGCCGCGATTTTTTGAAAGTTCCGAAAGCAATCGCAGGACAGTATCGACTTTTGATACCTGATTTGCCTGGGCATGGCCAAACTCACCTTTCAGAAGCTGCTTTTGAAACATCGGCTCAAGTGAGTTTGCTACAACAGTGGCTTGAACACTTAGGCTGGAGCCGAATTCACTTATTGGGCTATTCGATGGGTGGTCGCTTAGCTTTGCAATTTGCAGTTAGAAACCCTGCAAGGCTTCGCTCACTCATCTTAGTCTCTGCTACTGCTGGCATTGTGGAGAAGGCTGCTCGTACAGACAGGGTCTCTCAAGATCAACAGCTTGCTGACAGGCTTCTAAGTTCTAAACCGGAGCAGTTTCTGTATTCATGGTTATCTCAACCTCTGTTTCAAGACTTATTTGAACAAGGCGAGTCCATTTTGACCTCGGAAATTCAGCGTCGTCTGCCAATCCAGCTCACTGGTTTAGCAAGTAGCCTGAGGCATTTCGGCAGTGGAGCGATGCCCTCTACTTGGCATCAACTCAACCGGATTCAAGAGCCAACTCTCATTGTCGCAGGTTGTAAAGATGCAAAGTATCTTGAGCTAGCTCACCGCCTGGTTGCCTCGCTGCCAAATTCGGTCCTAGAAACTTTAGAAACAGGCCATTCTCCTATTGTTGGAGCCCCTACGGTATTCTGGGAACAGGTTGCTAATTTTCTCAAGAAAGCCAATGTCAGTTCAGTGGGAACCTGCTAA
- a CDS encoding ATP-binding protein — translation MHRDATVIAKGNSAEIEQKISTLLLFQEVLADSVGQAFCHLITLLTDHAQSGMVTRTQLLQAYGQLFSSQAATGRSWLDHLIGQILTADNPFTRGATRTDFCQLPAALVAAASHDLHLLQQLKHWDTAHFWSVLEEQVGVGQGVTWEVPPPPNLVDIAGQLRQVDDWGTCLAGLSSYYRQTGVGLANCVAFRWQNSELAGVEHPDPVKLSDLAGYASQQELLVRNTEFLLRGYPALNVLLYGGRGTGKSSLVKAMLNEYSDRGLRLVEVAKSDLIELTQISERLRELPQKFILFVDDLSFETDERSYSPLKVLLEGSLSARPQNLVVYATSNRRHLVREFFADRPKPGVASARSSFATDQEDEVHAWDTVQEKLSFSDRFGLTLTFMPPDQTQYLEIVRHLSKQASIELTDSDLEARALQWATRHNGRSGRSARQFVDFLAAEIRLAREI, via the coding sequence ATGCACCGGGATGCAACCGTGATAGCCAAGGGCAATAGTGCTGAGATCGAGCAGAAGATTAGCACTCTGCTGCTATTTCAAGAAGTCCTGGCAGACTCTGTAGGTCAGGCATTCTGCCACCTGATTACTCTACTGACCGACCATGCCCAGTCCGGAATGGTGACAAGGACGCAATTGTTGCAAGCGTATGGACAGTTGTTCAGTTCCCAAGCCGCAACCGGGCGGTCCTGGCTCGACCATTTGATTGGGCAAATCCTAACGGCTGACAATCCCTTCACCCGCGGAGCGACACGCACTGATTTTTGCCAACTTCCTGCTGCCTTAGTTGCAGCAGCCAGTCACGACCTACACCTGCTGCAACAGCTTAAGCATTGGGACACGGCTCACTTCTGGTCTGTATTGGAAGAACAGGTTGGTGTGGGCCAAGGGGTTACTTGGGAAGTGCCACCCCCACCAAACTTAGTAGACATCGCTGGTCAGCTGAGACAGGTTGATGATTGGGGCACCTGCTTGGCTGGTTTAAGTAGCTACTATCGGCAGACTGGCGTAGGACTAGCCAATTGCGTTGCCTTCCGTTGGCAGAACAGTGAACTGGCGGGAGTGGAGCACCCAGATCCAGTCAAGCTGAGTGATCTAGCCGGCTACGCAAGTCAGCAAGAGTTACTGGTTAGAAACACGGAGTTTCTGCTACGCGGCTACCCTGCCCTAAACGTCTTGCTTTATGGAGGACGAGGCACGGGTAAGTCCTCTCTAGTCAAGGCAATGCTCAATGAATACAGTGATCGGGGGCTACGCCTGGTCGAAGTTGCCAAGAGTGATTTGATCGAGCTGACTCAGATCAGCGAGCGCCTGCGCGAGCTGCCACAGAAGTTTATTTTGTTTGTCGATGATCTGTCCTTTGAAACCGATGAGCGTTCCTATAGTCCGCTCAAGGTGCTTCTAGAAGGTAGCCTGTCGGCACGACCTCAAAACTTGGTCGTCTATGCAACTTCCAACCGTCGCCATTTGGTTCGGGAGTTTTTTGCTGATCGGCCTAAACCAGGGGTGGCTAGCGCCAGAAGCTCGTTTGCAACCGACCAAGAGGATGAGGTCCATGCTTGGGATACCGTGCAAGAGAAGCTTTCATTCAGCGACCGCTTCGGCTTGACTCTAACCTTCATGCCACCGGATCAAACCCAGTATTTAGAGATCGTTCGTCATCTCTCTAAACAAGCCAGTATCGAGTTGACAGACTCTGATTTAGAAGCCCGTGCCCTTCAATGGGCAACTCGTCACAATGGTCGCTCTGGACGGTCTGCACGTCAATTCGTTGATTTTCTTGCTGCTGAAATCAGGCTGGCGAGAGAGATCTAG
- the menB gene encoding 1,4-dihydroxy-2-naphthoyl-CoA synthase — protein sequence MSVQWEPAKTYEDILYHKADGIAKITINRPHKRNAFRPKTVFELYDAFADAREDTKIGVVLFTGAGPHTDGKYAFCSGGDQSVRGQGGYVGEDGIPRLNVLDLQRLIRSMPKVIIALVAGYAIGGGHVLHILCDLTIAADNAIFGQTGPKVGSFDGGFGASYLTRIVGQKKAREIWYLCRQYNSEEALAMGLVNCVVPVEKLEEEGIKWAQEILAKSPIAIRCLKAAFNADCDGQAGLQELAGNATLLYYLSEEGAEGKQAFLERREPDFRQYPWLP from the coding sequence ATGTCAGTTCAGTGGGAACCTGCTAAAACTTACGAAGATATTCTTTACCATAAAGCAGACGGTATTGCGAAGATTACAATTAATCGTCCTCACAAGCGTAACGCTTTTCGTCCCAAGACGGTTTTTGAACTCTACGATGCCTTTGCCGATGCTCGTGAAGACACCAAAATTGGGGTCGTTCTGTTTACAGGGGCAGGCCCTCATACCGACGGTAAGTACGCTTTCTGTTCGGGTGGGGATCAGAGCGTTCGTGGGCAGGGTGGTTATGTTGGCGAGGATGGCATACCCCGTCTGAACGTGCTCGATTTGCAGCGCCTAATTCGTTCGATGCCCAAGGTAATTATTGCGCTGGTTGCTGGTTATGCCATTGGCGGCGGTCATGTTCTACACATTCTCTGTGACCTGACCATAGCAGCAGACAATGCGATTTTTGGGCAAACAGGCCCCAAAGTAGGCAGCTTTGATGGCGGGTTCGGAGCAAGCTATCTAACAAGGATCGTAGGTCAGAAGAAAGCGCGAGAAATCTGGTATCTCTGCCGCCAATACAACAGTGAAGAAGCCTTAGCAATGGGGTTAGTCAACTGCGTTGTTCCAGTTGAGAAACTAGAAGAAGAAGGCATCAAATGGGCGCAAGAAATCCTCGCGAAAAGTCCAATCGCTATACGTTGTCTCAAAGCGGCTTTTAATGCCGATTGTGATGGTCAAGCAGGACTTCAGGAGTTAGCAGGTAATGCGACTTTACTGTACTATCTGAGCGAAGAAGGAGCTGAAGGCAAGCAGGCTTTTTTAGAGCGGCGAGAACCCGACTTCCGCCAATATCCTTGGTTACCTTAG
- the sds gene encoding solanesyl diphosphate synthase has product MTSVTSLFAPVEAELSALSANLKKLVGARHPILYAAAEHLFEAQGKGLRPAIVLLIAQATVPPGQGISARHRRLAEITEMIHTASLVHDDVIDTADIRRGVDTVNSLFGNRVAVLAGDYLFAQSSWYLANLDNLEVVKLLSKVITDLAEGEIRQSLTQFDTSLSIEDYLDKSFYKTASLMSGSAKAAAVLSGVEPELAEQLYEYGRHFGIAFQIVDDLLDFTSSTEALGKPAGSDLRQGNLTAPVLFALRSKPQLEPLIERQFAQPGDLQQALGLIEDSNGLALTKDLAAKHARSAVDCLAGLPPSVSRQALIDLTEYVLNRLY; this is encoded by the coding sequence ATGACCTCAGTGACTTCCCTCTTTGCACCGGTTGAAGCAGAGCTGAGTGCCTTGAGTGCAAACCTCAAGAAGCTCGTTGGCGCCCGTCACCCAATTCTCTATGCGGCAGCCGAGCACCTGTTCGAGGCTCAAGGTAAGGGGCTTAGGCCTGCAATCGTCTTACTGATTGCCCAGGCCACGGTACCGCCAGGACAGGGAATCTCGGCGCGCCACCGCCGCCTGGCAGAGATCACCGAAATGATTCACACTGCTAGCCTGGTTCATGACGATGTGATCGACACAGCTGATATTCGCCGCGGTGTTGATACAGTCAACAGTCTGTTTGGTAATCGAGTTGCCGTATTAGCGGGCGATTATCTATTCGCGCAATCATCCTGGTATCTGGCGAATTTAGACAACTTAGAGGTTGTCAAGCTGCTCTCTAAGGTCATTACTGACTTAGCTGAGGGGGAGATTCGTCAAAGTCTGACGCAGTTTGATACTAGTTTGTCCATTGAGGACTATCTAGACAAGAGCTTTTACAAAACGGCATCGCTGATGTCTGGTAGTGCTAAAGCGGCAGCGGTTCTGAGTGGGGTTGAGCCAGAGTTAGCTGAGCAACTCTACGAATATGGGCGTCACTTTGGCATTGCCTTTCAGATTGTGGATGATCTGTTGGACTTCACCAGTTCCACCGAGGCTCTGGGCAAGCCCGCAGGCTCTGATTTACGTCAGGGCAACTTGACTGCACCCGTCCTCTTTGCCCTGCGCAGCAAGCCCCAACTTGAGCCTCTAATCGAGCGACAGTTCGCCCAGCCCGGAGACTTGCAACAGGCTCTAGGTTTGATCGAAGACAGCAATGGCCTCGCGCTGACCAAGGATCTGGCAGCTAAACATGCCCGTTCAGCGGTAGATTGTCTAGCTGGATTGCCACCCTCGGTCTCTCGTCAAGCACTGATTGACCTGACTGAGTACGTCTTGAACCGACTTTACTAG
- the gpmI gene encoding 2,3-bisphosphoglycerate-independent phosphoglycerate mutase, giving the protein MAQAPVSPVVLIILDGWGYREETDGNAIAAAKTPVMDSLWAVYPHALIHTSGKEVGLPRGQMGNSEVGHLNIGAGRVVPQELVRISDAVEDGSLLANPVLVETCEAVKANGTKLHLVGLCSDGGVHSHIDHLLALLELAQQQGLEDVCIHALTDGRDTTPTSAITSIRAIESQIARLGVGRIATLSGRYYGMDRDRRWDRVQQVYTLMTQDGPGDGRTAEAVLSASYAEGITDEFLVPTRLAPGAVEPGDGLIFFNFRPDRARELTQAFVAVDFKGFERERIQPLHFTTFTQYDSALPQVPVAFPPQNLSNILGEVIARNKLKQFRVAETEKYAHVTYFFNGGIEEPFAGEDRELIPSPMVATYDQQPEMSAEQVTQVTARAIRKREYALVVVNYANPDMVGHSGNHEKTVQAIETVDRCLGSLLDSIGQVGGTAIIIADHGNAEQMWDEDGNPWTAHTTNPVPFILVEGEGRKIPGHGAEPQLRSDGKLADIAPTILEILQLPVPAEMTGRSMIVSADYEVRLNKTPVRLA; this is encoded by the coding sequence ATGGCTCAGGCACCTGTCTCCCCAGTTGTTCTGATTATTCTCGACGGGTGGGGATACCGTGAGGAAACGGATGGCAACGCCATTGCTGCTGCCAAAACGCCTGTCATGGACAGTCTATGGGCAGTTTACCCTCACGCACTGATTCACACCTCTGGCAAAGAAGTCGGTTTACCCCGAGGCCAGATGGGCAACTCCGAGGTGGGCCACCTCAACATCGGAGCAGGGCGCGTGGTACCCCAAGAGCTCGTTCGCATCTCAGATGCGGTCGAGGATGGCAGCCTACTAGCCAACCCAGTTCTAGTTGAGACCTGTGAGGCGGTTAAAGCGAATGGCACCAAGTTGCATTTGGTGGGCTTGTGTTCAGACGGCGGGGTGCACTCCCATATTGATCACCTATTAGCTCTGCTGGAGCTCGCCCAGCAGCAGGGCCTTGAAGATGTTTGCATTCATGCCCTAACTGATGGCCGTGACACTACGCCCACATCAGCCATTACCTCCATTCGGGCAATTGAGTCTCAAATCGCCCGTTTAGGGGTTGGTCGCATCGCCACCCTTAGTGGTCGCTATTACGGTATGGATCGAGATCGGCGCTGGGACCGTGTGCAGCAGGTGTACACCCTGATGACTCAGGATGGCCCTGGCGATGGCCGAACCGCCGAAGCTGTGCTGAGCGCCTCCTACGCTGAAGGCATCACAGACGAATTCTTGGTACCTACTCGCCTTGCCCCTGGAGCCGTTGAGCCTGGCGATGGTTTGATCTTCTTTAACTTCCGCCCCGATCGGGCTCGCGAACTCACCCAAGCGTTTGTCGCGGTCGACTTCAAGGGCTTCGAGCGGGAGCGCATCCAACCTCTGCATTTCACCACTTTCACGCAGTATGACTCTGCCCTGCCCCAGGTGCCCGTAGCCTTTCCGCCCCAGAACTTGAGCAACATTTTAGGAGAGGTGATTGCTCGCAACAAACTCAAGCAGTTTCGAGTGGCGGAGACAGAAAAATATGCTCACGTCACCTACTTCTTCAATGGCGGCATAGAGGAGCCCTTTGCGGGCGAAGACCGGGAACTAATTCCAAGCCCCATGGTGGCAACCTACGATCAACAGCCCGAGATGTCCGCTGAGCAAGTCACTCAGGTGACCGCTCGGGCCATCCGCAAACGAGAGTACGCCCTGGTAGTCGTCAACTATGCCAACCCAGACATGGTTGGTCACAGTGGCAACCACGAGAAAACTGTACAAGCTATTGAAACCGTCGATCGCTGTCTGGGCTCTCTGCTGGACAGCATTGGTCAGGTGGGTGGTACGGCGATCATCATTGCTGATCACGGTAATGCCGAACAGATGTGGGATGAGGATGGGAATCCCTGGACTGCCCATACGACCAACCCAGTGCCCTTCATTTTGGTAGAGGGGGAAGGCCGGAAAATTCCTGGCCACGGCGCTGAACCGCAGCTGCGCAGTGATGGTAAGTTGGCAGATATTGCGCCAACGATCCTGGAAATTCTACAGCTGCCTGTCCCAGCAGAGATGACTGGGCGGTCTATGATTGTCTCAGCAGACTACGAAGTCCGCCTCAACAAAACGCCCGTTCGACTGGCATAG
- the secG gene encoding preprotein translocase subunit SecG: MTIPLLYNILTFLWSLIALCLVILILLHSPKGDGLGGIGGQAQLFTSTRSAETTLNRITWTMTTLFLGITVVLSAGWVKPAIGFLLESFSKAS; this comes from the coding sequence ATGACGATTCCTCTGCTCTACAACATCCTGACCTTTCTCTGGTCGTTGATCGCGCTGTGCTTGGTGATACTTATCTTGCTACACAGCCCCAAAGGCGATGGATTGGGCGGTATTGGTGGTCAAGCGCAGCTGTTCACTAGCACCCGTAGCGCAGAGACAACGCTCAATCGTATTACCTGGACAATGACGACCCTGTTCCTGGGAATCACTGTGGTTTTGAGTGCCGGTTGGGTCAAGCCGGCGATTGGCTTCTTGTTGGAGTCCTTTAGCAAGGCAAGCTAA